The following proteins are co-located in the Neodiprion virginianus isolate iyNeoVirg1 chromosome 6, iyNeoVirg1.1, whole genome shotgun sequence genome:
- the LOC124306635 gene encoding fasciculation and elongation protein zeta-2 isoform X4 produces the protein MNECQMWWTITGNFGNILPIDWSKSYARKLHMPALNLNEAPVSLERQELEDLSSEDEAVATDLDMHALILSSSTDTHSPEEPLKTAEEVLREIDDIMQESPSMERSADSEGSLLDVDETLERSKEVLGSPLYEEKLRQLSTGQLTELLGEMESLVGALSETLIAELALRDELEYEKELKNQFISLLLAVQNRRRHHHVTKKRNQIQNSNSPLPQHRSIQDSKYLTTVIPYHMDSGPPDNQALQVLIKILKAINEDSPTVPTLLTDYILKVLCPT, from the exons aatgtGGTGGACAATCACCggaaattttggaaacatTTTGCCAATTGATTGGAGTAAATCTTATGCAAGAAAACTGCACATGCCTGCATTAAATCTAAACGAGGCACCTGTTTCACTTGAGag ACAGGAGCTTGAGGACTTGAGCAGCGAAGACGAGGCTGTAGCCACAGATCTGGATATGCATGCCCTGATTTTATCTAGTAGCACTGACACGCACAGCCCTGAGGAGCCACTAAAAACTGCAGAAGAAGTTCTCAGAGAAATCGATGACATCATGCAG GAAAGTCCGTCAATGGAACGGTCTGCTGACTCCGAAGGATCTTTACTGGATGTGGATGAAACTTTGGAAAGAAGTAAGGAGGTTCTAGGATCACCACTCTACGAAGAAA AACTGCGTCAGCTGTCAACTGGCCAATTAACAGAGCTTCTCGGTGAAATGGAATCCTTGGTCGGAGCGCTCAGCGAAACTTTAATAGCTGAGTTGGCATTGAGAGATGAGTTGGAGTATGAAAAGGAGCTTAAAAACCAATTTATTTCATTGCTTCTCGCTGTTCAAAATCGGCGTAGACATCACCACGTGACAAAGAAGAGAAACCAAATACAAAATAGTAATAGTCCTTTGCCGCAGCATAGATCCATACAAGATTCCAAG tatTTGACAACAGTGATACCTTATCACATGGATAGTGGCCCACCTGATAATCAAGCTTTACAAGTCCTCATTAAGA tatTAAAGGCTATTAATGAGGATAGTCCAACGGTGCCCACATTATTAACGGACTACATATTGAAAG ttctgtgccccacctag